A window of Bos indicus x Bos taurus breed Angus x Brahman F1 hybrid chromosome 20, Bos_hybrid_MaternalHap_v2.0, whole genome shotgun sequence genomic DNA:
TGACCCAGggagattctgcatgctgcaggCCTCTGAGCCACTGAGCTCCGCAACCAGAGCAGCCCCTCGCCACAGCTGGAGAGAGCCCAGGGCAACAGCGAAGACCCGCAcgccagaaaagaaagaaagtaagcaAAGAAGCTTTCTCTTTGGCCTTGGAGACATGTGGGGTctgcaggaagagagaggaagttGAAAGAGTCTTGAGAAGGAAGTAGAGGCAGGAGGGCCGGAGGGAGGTGGTGACCAGAGAGATTGACGTgagattttctcccatttctgacCCCAGAGAGAAGTCTCCAGGTGCTGCTAGAACCTGCTCAGGGGCAGCTCGTTGTGCTCTGAGAAGGGGAACCCACTCACTCCCCAAGCTGAGGGCCTGCCCCGGGATGAAGGGGCAGCTGAGACAAGTCGCCTTCGAGCACCGGATAGAGaatgaggcccagggaggtggaCGGACTGACCACGAGGCACAGAGGAACCAGTGTGGACGGGGCCCCTGCTTCTGGAGCCCGAGGCGGAGCAGGCTGGGGAAGAATGACCCAAAGAAggttctcctcctggcctcagccCCTGGGTCCTGGGGGACTCTGCAAGCCGAAACACGAAAGGACTTGGATCAGATAAGGAACCAGAGCCTGCTTTGTCCCTGCAGCCAGCAAGAAACCAGGAGAATACAAGGTCTCTCTCACTTTTCTCCTGCAGTTCCATTCATAGCCTCTTCCTTTTGCTGCTATTTTTATGAGCCTTGCTGCTGCTCTGGGAGAATCCCCAGGTctttctctatgtgtgtgtgtgtgtgtgtgtgtgtgtgtgtgtgtgtaaggaggTCACCCATAATTGACTGCCCTTTTTGAACCTGGCCAGAGGCTCTTCTGTTTCTCCAGCGCCAGCTTCTCTCCTGGAAACTCCAGAAAACGTGTCTTCACTTCAGAAGACCTCAGACTGTGGCTTCTGATGAAGTGTCTCCTCCAGTCTGGGTGAGGGGTCAGGATGcgaagaagagggagacagaggggaaggggaagagacacagagacgatgtgagacagacagacagacacggaCAGCAAAAGGAAGCAGGGGAGAAGCAGAGATGGTGAGGACTTAAGCGGGAGGAGACGGAGGTAGAAAGACCTGGAAACAAGCTGAGAGAGACAGGGACTGCCAGGGAGGGAATCGCAGACAGCTCCGTgccagagagaagggaaggaacaaGAGTGACTTGCGGAGAGGACAGCAGGACAGCCCAAGAAAGCAGGAGGGCAGACAGttcaggagaggaaggggaaagggcagcagagaggcaggaggaacAGGGGCAGGTGACGAGGAGACAAACAGAGGGGAGacagcagcagaaggaaggaaagagggaggggcgCCCGTGTCCTGGCTGCTAGGAGCCGGGAAGCCGGCCGAGCGTGTCCTGCGGGCCCGCCGTGGCCGTGGCCGCGGGGAAGGGCCCTCGGGCGAcccgggggaggagggaggggcgggCCGGCGGCGACGCCCCGGGGTGGGGCCGGCCGGTATAAGCGCAGCCTGCCCGCACCTGGCAGGGCCAGCTCCCAGCAGGTGGAGGCGGCCAGCCCGGCCCAGCATGAGCTCCTTCGACCTCCCGGCGCCCTCCCCGCCCCGCTGCAGCCCCCAGTTTCCCAGCCTTGGCCAGGAGCCCCCCGAGATGAACCTTTACTACGAGAACTTCTTCCACCCCCAGGGCGCACCCAGCCCGCAGCGGCCCCCCTCCTTCGAGGGTGGCGGGGAGTATGGGGCCGCCCCCAACCCCTACCTCTGGCTCAACGGGCCGGCCGTGACTCCGCCACCCTACCTGCCAGGCGGCAGCCCCTTCCTGCCCCAGGCCTACGGCGGCGTGCAGAGGCAGCTGCTGCCCACCGGCATGCCCACGCTGGGGGCCGGCGACCTGGGCTGGCTGCCGCTCCCCTCGCAGGAGGAGCTGATGAAGCTGGTGCGGCCGCCCTACTCCTACTCGGCGCTCATTGCCATGGCCATCCACGGGGCGCCCGACAAGCGCCTCACCCTCAGCCAGATCTACCAGTACGTGGCCGACAACTTCCCCTTCTACAACAAGAGCAAGGCTGGCTGGCAGAACTCCATCCGCCACAACCTGTCTCTCAACGACTGCTTCAAGAAGGTGCCCCGCGACGAGGACGACCCAGGTAAGGGGGCCGTGGGGGCAGGGTCATCCCCCAGGAAGGCTCAGTCCTCCCGGCACCCCATTCTAGGAAGCCCTGAGGGGTCCTGCCCCACCCGAGGCCCGGGGTGGAGGGGCGGTGGGCAGAAGGAGTCCGCTGTAAAGGTGCACCCTGCAGGCAGATGTGCCGCTGACCTCTGCGTGACCTCCGAGCCTCGGTGTTCCCATCTGAAAATCAGGACCAGGGTAATAGTCGCTCTGCCAGGCTTGTGGGCAGTGGGCTCATGAGGTGATGCACTCGAGGGGTTTGGTGCTGACAAGAGCTCCATGGACTGCGGTGTCTGTGACCATTGATTCAGACCCCAGCATCCAGCGTGCAGAGACTCTTGTGGGGGTGGGCGTGGTGACTGCTGGAACTACACAAAGCCACGTGCTCTCCAGGCCCGCTGGGGAGGGACCAGACATCCATGGGACAGCCACTCGGGGCCACCTTACGCCGTCAAGCCCTGCAGGGTGGCTCTTACTATCCTCACTTTATAAGCTGAGGAAAGTAACAGCCAGAGGTGAAGCACCCTGCCCAGGGTGACACAGGAGGATGTGACTGTGAGGGAGCAAGCGTCTGAATGGAGGTCCCTCTCACACCAGGGTGTGAGCTGTTCCTGTATAACGAGCAGTTTCTAGAACTTAGAGAcaggtgtgtgcttagtcactcagtcgtgccagacTTTTTTcgaccccggggactgtagcccaccaggcttctctgtccatggcattttcctgccaagagctggagtgggttgatcttccttttccaggggatcttcccaacccaggaatcaaacgcagGTCTCTGGCAtcacagatggattcttcactgtctgagccaccagggaagcccatagagatGCACAGAGGGTAATATATTGAATGCTCGTGTATCCATTTCCCAGAATTAAAGTGCCCTCCTGTCACACCATGGGAAGCCAGCATACCTCTCAGAAGAATCCCACTCCCACCCACTCTGAGGGTCGTGAGGGCAGGACTGTTGGTCCTACAGAGGAACGCGAGCGTTCTCCCTTCAGCTGAAGATGTGGAAGGCAGGGTTCAGATTGTCCCTCCCGGGCACAAATCCCTTTCACACGTCTAGCATTAGCCCTGTCTCACAGCCAGCCTGAGGAAGaaggggcaggcccagggggccCACTTCTCAGACTAGGAAACCCAGGCCCGCCCCAGGTCCCCAGTCTGAAGCTGGGACTCAAGTCCACCGTCGGAGTTCATGCTCAGGACCTTCAGAAAGCCCTCTGTTTCTCCCTGAGTTCTCTTTCCCATCAGCAATGGAAGAAGCCCCTCCCTTGCCTTGGCCCCAGTACTCGAACCTCTTGAAGAGCCCACACAGTAAACTCCTTCGTGGCTCAGGCCTCACTCTGCACTCCAAGCGTGCTGAGGAGTGAGGTGGGGGCTTGAGTAATGATCCGTGTGGTGTGATGCATGCTGAGTCTGTGGcatttctcttctctgcctttctGCATCTGTTACCTTCGGTTTTAGCTTGTGACAAACAAGGAGGAACAGAAGCAAAGTATTGGCTCCATCTCTGTACTTACCCTCTCCCACTCTTGTGCCAGGCAAAGGGAATTACTGGACCCTGGACCCCAACTGTGAGAAGATGTTCGACAATGGAAATTTCcgcaggaagaggaagagaaaatcaGATGTCTCCTCCAGCACGGGCTCCATGGCCTCAGAGAAAACGGAGGCTGGTCTCCTGGCAGGCAGCCCCAAGACCGCAGAAGCCCAGGACATCTTGGACGGTGCTGCACCGGGCCCCACCGGCTCCCCGGAGAAGCAGCCAACGCCGCCCCCGCCAGGCACCCCGTGCCTCAGCAGCTTCCTCTCGACCATGTCAGCCTATGTGAGCGGGCCGAGCCCTGTGAGCCGCCCCGCGGCCACCACGCCGGGACTGAGCCTGGAGCCCGCTGACAAGGGGGTGCAGAACTCGCTGAGCTTCAGCTCCTATACCCCCCTCACCAACATCAGCGGCCCTGCGGGCGGGGGCGAGTGGGCTAGCCCCATGCCCAGCAATGCTCTGGGCTACGGGGGCTCTGTCCTCAACCAGTTCAGCTCCCCCTTCTATGGGAGCGTCAGCACGAACAGCGTCCTCTACCCCAGGGAGGGCACTGAGGTCTAGAAACTGAGCAGCTCCTGAGCCAGGCCCGACGGACATGCCGGGATCCTCCATGCCGCTGCTCCAGACCTCTGAATCGCCCAGGCACACACAGGAGGCTCAGAGGAGTTCATCGTTTTTCTGGAACGTTGTATAAACCTTGTGTGTATCACATATCCACCCATACAGCCCAACCAACTTTGCAGTGGAAATGTTGGTGCCTGCATGACAGTAACCACCCtggccatttattgagcactgctGTGCTAGGTGCTGTATGAGGTTCTTTGAAGGTATGATTTCACTTTCTATTTCCAGCCACCTTGTGAGGGTCATATGAATCTACCCATTTAACAgacgagaaaactgaggctcgagGAAGTTAAGTCCCTTTCCCTGAGTCATGCAAACTTGGAAGTCATGCAAACTAGGAGCAGGGAGTCAAGTGCAGGTTCTGGTGACTCCCCTCAAAGTTTGCGCCAACAGAGGCAGGAATGGAGGGATTGGTTGAGCAGACAAGGAAAGTCAGTGTGGTGAGTTGATGATGGCAAACACATCAAAATCTCTCCACTGCCTTCCAGCCAGCCATCACATTTAGTACCAGCCCTGGGTACATCTCGTCTTGGTCCAGGCCTTTACTCTGTGGCCCACAACTTACCTGCCAACACTCCTTTTGCTACTACTCAAGAGGGGAGCCCAGATCCCTGGCCCTGCTGGACCGTGTGCCTAACCTCCCCGCACAGAGGGAGATTGCCTCCCCAGCCCCATAGACCCGGAGCcgggcagggaagggaggagtGTGCACCTCAAACTCCCACCCCTGCTCCACCCACTGGCAAAATCTTGTAAAGCCCAACTTCCTGTGTGCACGTCATGGACCAGTGAGCTGGAGGTGGCTGAGTCTTCCAAGAAAAACAAGGGCAAATCAGTGAATCCTTTTTCATAGCCCCGGAGGGGCTTCAGACCGCCACAGAGGGGTCCACGCGGGCAGCTCATGGggtctttttcctgtttttatatgTGCTTTACATACCAGTGATGCCGCATCACAGCACACCCTGGgaagtgattttgttttcttatgttctttttaattaaaaaaaaaaaaaaaaactacatgtgTCCCTTCCTTGTGAGCTTTCCCATCTATTGAGTTGACTCAATATGGAGCCAAGTGCAGCCTGGAGCTAAAGGCTTTGGGGACAGGAGGTGGAGAAAGCACAGGTATCAGTCTCTTTCCCTCCTTCACACTGACATAGGGACAAGACAAAGGTCCTCAAAAAAAGAGGGGAACTTGTGGGACTCAAAATCTGGCCTGGGATTACAGCTCATGCAATCATCACCCCCACATTATGATCACATAACCCCACCCCCAACAGCCCTGTGCAGGGAGTGGAACTAACCCCATCACTACACAGACAAGGACGTTGAGGGTCAGAGTGGTCGAGCAAATTTCCTC
This region includes:
- the FOXI1 gene encoding forkhead box protein I1, with product MSSFDLPAPSPPRCSPQFPSLGQEPPEMNLYYENFFHPQGAPSPQRPPSFEGGGEYGAAPNPYLWLNGPAVTPPPYLPGGSPFLPQAYGGVQRQLLPTGMPTLGAGDLGWLPLPSQEELMKLVRPPYSYSALIAMAIHGAPDKRLTLSQIYQYVADNFPFYNKSKAGWQNSIRHNLSLNDCFKKVPRDEDDPGKGNYWTLDPNCEKMFDNGNFRRKRKRKSDVSSSTGSMASEKTEAGLLAGSPKTAEAQDILDGAAPGPTGSPEKQPTPPPPGTPCLSSFLSTMSAYVSGPSPVSRPAATTPGLSLEPADKGVQNSLSFSSYTPLTNISGPAGGGEWASPMPSNALGYGGSVLNQFSSPFYGSVSTNSVLYPREGTEV